Proteins from a genomic interval of Nematostella vectensis chromosome 5, jaNemVect1.1, whole genome shotgun sequence:
- the LOC5513195 gene encoding sodium/potassium/calcium exchanger 2, whose translation MYKNHDRRRLCPWKVFRFYRRQVKTRLLCSVLMCLCTLLSCGVLILTVNLSSNGRHSHPQRPLLENSYRFQGIYHHRTLLNASDTTSERSAEYPEDEFTLEQKQQGAVICHIIGMCYMFLALAIACDEFFVPSLTVIIEKLELKEDVAGATFMAAGGSAPELFTSFIGTFIDPKSNVGIGTIVGSAVFNVLFVIGMCAMFSKGVLELTWWPLFRDCIFYSLALIILIIFFLSGDVIVWWESLVLLLCYFAYVIFMKYNHNVERRIKGLFGSNKVSSMDMSSAEAINPGVNRTDLYLEKALEYLGSASKQTTEMPCFNFVALQLVVQTIDPIGDASIAAKATRLKQLSSAKQPATESQDRQLYTYSNYDLSNGTRDLESAGYPRAVSSVQVYGEENHNSPSPIPGACQEKCRANEESMSKRSRESKVELCGVSEETEEELLEEDEQPIDLSWPESGRDRVFYVIKAPLMFLMYYTMVDVRRPERRHLYPITFLMSIFWIAFFSYFMVWWATEVGYTFDIPTEVMGLTFLAAGTSVPDLITSVLVARKGFGDMAVSSSIGSNLFDITVGLPLPWLCYSAVNLGLAVNVSSRGILYSVIMLFCMLIAVVVSIAASRWRMSKSLGACMFVFYIIFLVLAVLLALGKI comes from the exons ATGTACAAAAACCATGATAGACGACGACTATGCCCTTGGAAAGTATTCCGGTTTTATCGGCGCCAAGTCAAGACTAGGTTGTTGTGTAGCGTTTTGATGTGTTTGTGTACATTGTTGTCATGCGGGGTGCTGATTCTTACGGTGAATCTATCTTCTAATGGGAGACATTCTCACCCTCAAAGACCTTTACTGGAAAATAGCTATCGCTTTCAGGGCATTTATCATCACCGAACACTTCTTAACGCATCGGACACGACGTCCGAACGCTCGGCTGAATATCCCGAAGATGAATTTACATTGGAGCAAAAACAACAGGGTGCTGTAATTTGCCATATTATAGGCATGTGTTACATGTTTCTAGCTTTGGCGATTGCTTGCGATGAATTTTTCGTACCATCTCTGACGGTAATCATCGAAAAATTGGAGTTAAAAGAAGATGTTGCAGGGGCAACGTTCATGGCGGCCGGGGGCAGTGCACCCGAACTCTTTACATCATTTATCGGTACCTTTATTGACCCCAAATCGAATGTCGGGATCGGAACGATTGTTGGTTCGGCTGTGTTCAACGTTCTATTTGTTATTGGAATGTGTGCGATGTTTTCTAAAGGAGTTCTCGAGCTAACATGGTGGCCATTATTTAGAGACTGTATTTTCTACAGCCTGGCATTAATAATcctcatcattttttttctttctggaGATGTAATAGTTTGGTGGGAATCATTAGTTTTGTTGTTATGCTACTTCGCCTATGTTATTTTCATGAAATACAATCATAACGTTGAGCGTCGGATCAAAGGACTTTTTGGATCAAATAAAGTGAGCTCGATGGATATGAGCAGCGCTGAAGCCATAAATCCCGGTGTAAACAGAACGGACTTATATCTAGAG AAAGCTTTGGAGTACCTGGGCTCAGCTTCAAAACAGACCACTGAAATGCCTTGCTTCAACTTTGTGGCTCTACAGCTTGTGGTCCAAACAATAGATCCTATCGGAGATG CATCTATTGCAGCTAAAGCAACCAGATTAAAACAGTTGTCTTCTGCTAAGCAACCAGCCACAGAAAGTCAAGACAGACAACTATATACATACTCAAATTATGACTTGTCTAATGGCACCCGGGACCTAGAGTCTGCGGGGTACCCTAGAGCAGTATCTTCTGTCCAAGTTTATGGCGAAGAAAACCACAATTCTCCTTCGCCGATACCTGGTGCATGTCAGGAAAAATGTAGGGCTAACGAGGAGAGCATGTCAAAACGCAGCAGGGAGTCTAAAGTTGAGCTGTGCGGCGTGTCTGAAGAAACAGAAGAGGAACTT CTTGAGGAAGATGAACAGCCTATTGACCTAAGCTGGCCTGAGAGTGGAAGAGACCGTGTGTTCTATGTGATCAAGGCCCCTCTTATGTTTCTTATGTATTATACTATGGTGGACGTCAGAAGACCG GAGAGGCGCCACCTCTACCCTATCACTTTTCTTATGTCCATATTCTGGATTGCTTTCTTCTCCTACTTCATGGTTTGGTGGGCCACAGAGGTCGGCTACACATTTGACATCCCGACAGAGGTGATGGGACTGACATTCCTGGCTGCAGGCACCAGTGTGCCAGATCTAATCACCAGTGTCCTGGTTGCCAGGAAGGGGTTCGGGGACATGGCAGTATCAAGTTCCATTGGTAGCAATCTCTTTGACATAACTGTTGG GCTACCTCTTCCCTGGCTCTGCTACAGTGCTGTCAATCTTGGGCTGGCAGTGAATGTGAGTAGCCGTGGAATTCTCTACTCCGTCATCATGCTCTTCTGCATGCTGATAGCCGTAGTCGTCTCCATCGCTGCTTCCAGATGGCGCATGTCCAAGTCCCTCGGAGCttgcatgtttgttttttatatcATCTTCCTCGTCTTGGCCGTCCTGCTTGCCCTCGGCAAGATATGA
- the LOC5513179 gene encoding zinc metalloproteinase nas-15, whose translation MKFFLILLVFVAGAFASPEENVGVEDPDLFEGDMRLTDAQRLAAQMGQDIDSPSARGGIKTGRWPEGVMAYTIDRSLSQNSRAMNAIRAGMKMWTDNTCIRFKERTNEYAYARFWRGRGCSSMVGRTGRRQDISLAGGCWYPGTVAHEIGHALGFYHEQSRPDRDNYVTIHWNNISPNMKFNFNMYPRSTIDSLGTPYDYRSVMHYQGNAFSSNGRATITAKQSGVTLGNRRQLSKVDIQQMNLMYKCSGGGGGGGGGPNPPPPPPPPPTDCRDTGRYCSYHVPLGDCKKMDIVRRKCKKSCGLC comes from the exons ATGAAGTTCTTCTTAATACTGTTGGTTTTCGTGGCGGGCGCTTTTGCTAGCCCTGAAG AGAACGTTGGAGTAGAGGACCCTGACCTATTTGAGGGGGACATGAGGCTGACAGACGCCCAGAGACTTGCGGCCCAGATGGGTCAAGATATCGACAGCCCGTCTGCGCGTGGCGGCATCAAGACCGGCCGCTGGCCAGAAGGAGTGATGGCGTACACTATTGATAGAAGTCTCA GCCAGAACAGCCGCGCTATGAATGCCATTCGCGCAGGAATGAAGATGTGGACTGATAACACTTGTATCAGATTCAAGGAAAGGACCAATGAATACGCGTATGCGAGATTCTGGAGAGGAAGAGG GTGCTCTTCTATGGTCGGTCGCACGGGTCGGAGGCAAGACATCTCATTGGCTGGAGGATGTTGGTACCCAGGAACTGTTGCACACGAAATTG GTCACGCACTTGGTTTCTACCACGAGCAGTCACGCCCCGACCGTGATAATTACGTGACTATTCACTGGAATAACATTTCACCGA ATATGAAGTTCAACTTTAACATGTATCCTCGCTCAACCATCGATTCCCTGGGAACTCCTTATGACTACCGCAGCGTTATGCATTACCAAGGAAACGCATTTAGCAGTAACGGCAGAGCTACGATCACTGCCAAGCAATCCGGG GTAACCTTGGGCAACCGTAGACAACTGAGCAAGGTAGACATTCAGCAGATGAACCTGATGTACAAGTGCAgcggaggagggggagggggaggaggcgGACctaaccccccacccccacccccaccaccgCCAACTG ACTGTCGCGACACCGGTCGGTATTGTAGCTACCACGTCCCACTTGGAGATTGCAAGAAAATGGACATCGTTCGACGAAAGTGCAAGAAGAGCTGTGGCCTCTGTTAG
- the LOC116618673 gene encoding trace amine-associated receptor 6-like, with amino-acid sequence MANLSDIDQSQLCYLAEFSEQAQYKYYKVTSIATVTLNALSALWILSGNASIIFAVLKIPQLQQPPTLLLLSLIVNDFLMGCVLQPLSITRSLKWLLADNFCLKLTLDKARQFFIYLCRCNSLLSLLCLSVDRLIAVSVPNRYRLIVSKARAVMIIGVVWSVSLILTAIVQFALDKQGQDTMKSVPFGMMGIAIVAFQVMVIVTLHRKRQIKPTELTEEEISQSRSRVKYERKAAITLIWILLAFLVSYLPVIVIFIIRAWNGRDYLRLTTQWLEFVLYMNCAVNPVIYFHRHTNIRQEVYALLRSPRLQNNPEESA; translated from the coding sequence ATGGCGAACTTATCAGACATTGACCAATCACAGCTATGCTACTTGGCTGAGTTTTCTGAGCAGGCGCAGTACAAATACTACAAGGTAACGAGCATCGCTACAGTAACGCTGAACGCGCTAAGTGCATTGTGGATCCTCTCTGGTAATGCAAGTATCATCTTCGCCGTCTTGAAGATTCCACAGCTTCAGCAACCTCCGACACTACTACTTCTGAGTCTAATAGTCAACGATTTCCTTATGGGATGCGTGCTTCAACCCTTATCAATAACACGCTCGCTAAAATGGCTCCTTGCGGATAATTTCTGTCTTAAGCTAACTTTGGATAAGGCGCGTCAATTCTTTATCTACCTTTGCCGTTGCAATTCGCTTCTGAGTCTTCTGTGCTTGAGCGTGGATCGCCTCATCGCGGTCTCAGTGCCTAATAGATACCGCCTGATTGTTAGCAAGGCGCGCGCGGTCATGATTATTGGTGTGGTGTGGAGTGTGAGTTTGATTCTGACAGCTATCGTCCAGTTTGCGCTCGACAAGCAAGGACAAGATACGATGAAATCAGTACCGTTTGGCATGATGGGGATAGCAATTGTTGCATTCCAGGTAATGGTTATCGTCACTCTTCACAGAAAACGCCAGATTAAACCAACCGAGCTGACTGAAGAGGAAATAAGCCAATCACGAAGCCGCGTCAAGTACGAGCGAAAAGCCGCCATTACGCTTATCTGGATCTTGCTCGCTTTCCTCGTCAGTTACCTGCCAGTCATTGTCATATTCATCATCAGGGCGTGGAATGGGCGGGACTATCTTAGGCTGACGACGCAGTGGTTGGAATTTGTTCTTTACATGAATTGCGCAGTTAACCCCGTGATCTACTTCCACAGGCATACCAACATTAGACAGGAGGTCTATGCACTTTTGCGCTCCCCGCGCCTACAAAATAACCCTGAAGAATCTGCATAA